GCAGGTGGAAGTCCTCGATTTCGCCGGACCTTTCGAGGTCTTTTCGCTGGCAGCGAGCGAGGCCACCCCATCGCCCTTTCGCGTGATCACCGTGGCCGCCGCCCATGGATCGCTGAAAGCCGTGGGTGGCCTGCAGGTGACGCCGGATTGCGACCTCGACGATTGTCCGCAGGCCGATATCCTGCTGATCCCGGGCGGACAGGGCAGCCGCCAGGCGATGAAGGACGCAAGGATCATGGCATGGCTGGCGCGGCAGGCGCAGGATGCGGAGATCGTCGCCAGCATCTGCACGGGGGCGTTGTTGCTGGGCACGCTGGGCCTGCTCGATGGATTGCGCGCCACGACACATTGGACCGCGATGGCGGAACTGCGCGCCACCAGCAGCCGGATCGACGTGCAACCGCAGGCGCGCTTCGTCGACAACGGCAAATTTCTGACCTCGGCCGGCATCTCCGCCGGTATCGACATGTCGCTCTATCTGGTGGAAAGGCTCTGCGGCCAGGCACTGGTCGACCGGGTGGTGGCAGAGATGCAGTATGATTGGCGGATGAAAGCAGCAGGCTGAGCCGCCTTCATCCGCCACCCCCCACCGAACCCCGGCCCCTCGATCAGATCGCGCGCACCTGGGCGATGAATTGGCCGACCTCGCTGTTGAGCGTGCTGGATTGCTCGCCGAGTTCCGTGGCCGCACCCAGCACTTGCCCCGCGGCCTTGCCGGTTTCACCGGCCGCCTGGGTGACGTTCTGGATATTGCCGGACACCTCCGTCGTGCCTTGACTGGCCTGCTGCACGTTGCGGGCGATTTCCGAGGTCGCCGCCGATTGCTGCTCGACGGCGGCGGCGATGGTGTTGGAGATCTGGCTGATTTCCTCGATCACCTTGGCGATGTCGTGGATGGCGTTCACCGATTCCTCAGTCGCGTGCTGGATCTCGGTCACCTTGCTGCTGATCTCCTCGGTCGCCTTCGCCGTTTGAGAGGCGAGGTTCTTGACCTCGGAGGCGACCACGGCAAAGCCCTTGCCGGCATCGCCGGCGCGCGCCGCCTCGATGGTCGCATTGAGCGCCAGCAGATTGGTCTGCGCCGCGATCTCGCTGATCAGCCGCACGACATCGCCGATCGCCTGGGCCGAGATGGCGAGGCCCTGGACCTGGTTGTTGGTATGGGCCGCCTGCTGCACGGCCTTCTGCGCGATGCTGGCCGATTGCGACACCTGCCGCCCGATTTCCGAGATGGAAGAGGTCAGCTCCTCGGTCGCGGTGGCGACGGTCTGGACATTGGCGGTTGCCTGTTCCGCGGCACTTGCCACGGCATTCGATTGCACGTTGGTGACCTCGGCCGTCGCGGTCATCGATTGCGCCGAGGTCTGCAGATTGCCGGAGGCGGCCGAGAGTGATGCCACCAATTCGCCGACCTTGCTTTCAAAGCCCGCGATGAGCGCTTCCAGCGCCTGGCTGCGGGCGAGCTTTGCCTCGGAATCGCGCTTGGCGGCGGCATCGGCGGCGCGCTGGGCGATGAGCGCATCCTTGAACACCACCACGGTCCGCGCCATATCGCCGATCTCGTCGCGGTTGGCGAGGGCCGGGATGTCGATGTCGAGATTGCCGCCGGCGATTTCGGCCATGGTCGCGGTCATCGAGCGGACCGGCCGCGAGATGCTGCGGCCGATCAGGAAGGCGCAGAGAATGCCCACCGCCATGGCGATGCCGGCGATGACCAGCATCGCCTGAAGGGCCTGCTGGACAGTGGCGTTGGTGTCGCTGGCAACCTCCTCCATGGCCGCCTGCTGTGCCGCGGTGATCTCATTGGCAAGTTCGCCGATGCGCTTGGCGCCATCCGCCATCTTGCTGTCGATCAGCGTGTTGAGGTCGACCGCCAGGGTGCGCAATTCACCGAGCATCATCGAGTATTTCTGCATGGTCTGCGCCGCCTCCTGCGCCAGGCGGCGATGTGTCGGGGCCTTGAGCTTGCCCTGGAGGGCTGCGATGGTGGAGGAGAAGATCAGCACGGACCGGGCCGATTCCTCGATGAATTGCGGATCCTTGCTGGAAACGAAGCGTTCCGCCGCGATGCGCGCGGTAAGCAACCGCTCGGCGGCCTGGCCGGCATAAGCGGCAACCTCGAAATCGTCGTGGGAGACCGCATCGGCGAGGATGTCGGTCATATTCTTCGTGGCCTTCAGGCCGAGATTGTTCAACTCGTCATTCTGCAACCAGTCGCGGTCTGTTTTCATTGTCACCGCTTGCTCGAAATCGGCGGTGTAGGCGTCGATCAAGGCCAGCATCTCGTCGTATTTCTGGCGCTGCGCATCGCTGCCATTCGCGGCCTGATGCGCGGTCAGCGTCTCCTTCAGGGCGGGGAGCAGCCGACGCACTTCCTCCAGCGACGCAGGCGAACTGTCGCGGATGAAATCCATGACCTGGCGGCGCAGGGAGACGACATCGCGGTCGATCTGCTGGGTGGCGATGGCCCCTTCGGCCATGTCGGTGAAGCCGCCGAAACTGGACCGCGCCCCCGTGAGGGCGAGATAGCTGAACCCCAATACCGCGACCAGGACCGAGAGAACGATGACGAAGCCAAAAGTGATCCGGCTGCCGATGCGCAGGCGGGCCAGGGCGGATTGCAGCATGGGGGTGACCTTATTGTCTGAAGTTTCCCTTTTCGCCGGACGGCCGCGTTGAGAGATGGGCCGGCTTGGCGATTCCAGGTCCGGGCGATGTCGGATCCGGTGAAGGTATTTTTTCCAGGAAAACCTCAACAACAAGTTACCGAAATGGGCTTTTGGTCATATCTTCATATGAGAAAGCCTCATAGTCCTAGAAATCAACGGATCATTGTGTGACTTGCTGGAAAACAGATTAGTAGCCGCGCTGCCGATCCGCCACATGTTCCAAGGGCAGGCCACTGCGGTGGCGGGCGATCTGGCGGCTGATTTCACGCAGGCCGCTCGCGGGATTGGTGTCGCTGGCATTGTGCGGCGTCATGAAGATGCGGGGATGCCGCCAGAAGGGATGATCCGGCGGCAGTGGTTCCTGGCTGAAGACATCGAGGGATGCTGCCTGCAACTGACCGGAGGCCAGGGCCGAGAGCAGATCGGCCTCGACCAGGTGACCACCGCGCCCGGCATTGATCAGCGACGCGCCACGGGCGAGATGCGCAAAATGCCCGGCATGGAGGATGCCCGTGGTTTCCGGCGTGAGCGGCAGCAGGCAGATCAGGATCTCCAGGCCGCGGAGAAAATCGGGCAGCTCCGCCATGCCGGCAAAGCTCTTCACACCGGCAAGCTCCTTTGGGCTCCGGGACCAGCCGCGCACCGGGAAATCGAATTCCAGCAGCTTTCGCGCCGCCGCCTGGCCAAGCTCGCCCAGGCCCAGAATGCCGATGGGCCGGTCCCAGGCGGCCGGGTACCAATGCGGCGCCCAGCGCCCCTCTTCCTGCGCCTCTTCCAGTTCCCAGATGCGGCGATGATGGCGCAGGGTCTGCCACAGGATGTATTCGGTCATGACCTGTGTGAGGCCAGGCTCGACCATGCGCACGATCGGCACATGGGCCGGCAACTCGGGATTGGCCAGCAGGCGCTCGACCCCGGCGCCGAAACAGAACACCGCCTTCAGATCCGGCAAGGCGGCGGCCAAGCCGGGCACCGGGCGCCACATCAACAGATAGTCGATGTCCTTGAGGTCCAGCCCCGGCTGATAGGGGAGCAGTTCGATTTCCGGGAGCGTGCGCGCCGCCTCGACAAAGGTCGCGAGGTATTCGTCGGCGCCGGCAAACAGCAATCTAGTCCGAGTCATTGGCGCACCGTGCCGAGGTCGAGGGCTTCGTGATGGAGGGCTGCCGAGAGCAGCGCCTTGGTATAGGCCTCGCGCGGTCGCTCGAACACCTCCGCCGCGGCCCCCCTCTCGACCACCTTGCCCTGCTTCAGCACCATGACACGGTGGCTCATGGCCCTGATCACCCGGAGATCATGGGAGATGAAGAGATAGGCCAACTGGTGGCGGCGCTGCAGGTCGCGCAGCAGATCGACGATCTGGGCCTGGACGGACATGTCGAGCGCCGAGGTGGGCTCGTCGAGCACGATCAGCTTGGGCTTCAGGATGAGGGCGCGGGCAATGGCGACGCGCTGCCGCTGGCCGCCGGAGAATTCATGCGGATAACGATGCCGGGTTTCCGGATCAAGACCCACTTCGCGCAGCGTCGCGATGACGATCTCCTCGCGTTCGGCCTCGTCGCGGCCGATGCCGTGGATGCCCAGACCCTCCGCCACGATCTCGCCGATCGAGAAGCGCGGGGAGAGCGAGCCGAACGGATCCTGGAAGACGATCTGCATTTCGCGCCGGAGCGGGCGCATTTCACCGCGGTCGAGCTCATCAATGCGGCGGCCCTCGAAGGTGATCATACCCTCGCTGTCGATGAGGCGCAGGAGGGCCAGCGCCAAGGTGGTCTTGCCGGAACCGGATTCGCCGACCAGCCCCAACGTCTCGCCCTCATGCAATTGCAGCGAGGCGTCGACCACCGCCGGCACGTGGCCGACGACGCGGCGGAAGACACCGCGCTTGATCGGGAAGAGGACGGAGAGCTTCTCCGCCCGCAGCAATTCCTTGGCTCCCTGCGACACCGGATCGGCAAAGCCCTTGGGCTCGGCGGCCAGCAGGTGCTTCGTGTAGTCATGCCGCGGCTGGTCGAACACCGTGGCGGTCGCACCCTGTTCGACGATCTCGCCCTGGCGCATGACGGCGACGCGGGCGGCGAATTTGCGCACCACGCCGAGATCATGGGTGATGAGCAGGATCGCCATGCCGAGGCGTTTCTGCAGATCCATCATCAGGCCCAGGATCTGCGCCTGGATGGTGACGTCCAAAGCCGTCGTCGGCTCGTCGGCGATGAGGAGATCGGGTTCGTTGGCGAGCGCCATGGCGATCATCACGCGCTGGCGCTGGCCGCCCGACATCTCATGGGGATAGCTTTTCAGTTTCTGCGGCGCGTCGTCGATCTTGACCAGTTCGAGGAGTTCCAGGGCGCGCCGGCGCGCCGCCGCTTCGCCCACCGGCTTGTGCAACTGGATGGTTTCGACCAATTGCCGCTCGACCCGATGGAGCGGGTTGAGGGAGAGGGTCGGCTCCTGGAAGATCATGGCGATGCGGCCGCCACGAATCTGGCGGAGGCGGCTCATCGGCAGTTGCAGCAGATCTTCGGGCGTGCCGTCTTCGCGCAGGAAGCGGATATGGCCGCTGGGATGCGAGGCGATGGGATAGGGCAGCAGGCGCAGGATGGAGAGCGCCGTCACCGATTTTCCGGAACCTGATTCACCCACCAGCGCCAGTGTCTCGCCCTTGCCGATGACGAGGCTGACGCCCTTCACGACGGTGCGGTCACCGAAGGCCACGGAGAGATTGTCGATCTCAAGCAAGGGAGCGGTCATTGCGCATTGCCCTTGCGCGGATCAAACGCGTCGCGGATCGCCTCGCCAATGAAGATGAGCAGGGTCAGCATGATGCCGATCACGAAGAAGCCGGCAATGCCCAGCCATGGCGCCTGCAGATTCTCCTTGCCCTGGGCCAGCAATTCGCCGAGCGAGGGCGATCCCGGCGGCAGGCCGAAGCCCAGAAAGTCGAGCGAGGTCAGGGTCGTCACCGAACCGCTGAGGGTGAAGGGCAGGAAGGTCAATGTCGCCACCATGGCATTGGGCAGGATATGCCGGATCATGATGCGCCAATCGCCCAGGCCCAGCGCCTTTGCAGCGCGCACATATTCGAGATTGCGCGCGCGCAGGAATTCGGCGCGCACCACGCCCACGGGCCAGGTCCAGCTCACCAGCAGCATGATGCCGAGCAAGGTCCAGAAACCGGGTTCGATGATGCTGAGAGGATCATGAGAATGTAGAGGAAGGGCAGCCCGCCCCAGATTTCCAGGAAGCGCTGAAAGGTGAGATCGGTCCAGCCGCCGAAATATCCCTGCACCGCGCCGGCGATGACGCCGATGATCGTGCTGAAGACGGTGAGGATCAGCCCGAACAGGACCGAGATGCGAAAGCCATAGATGATGCGGGCGAGCACGTCGCGCGCCTGATCGTCCGTCCCCAGCCAGTTGAAGCCATCGGGCGGTGTGGGTGCTGGTCCCGGCAGATTGGTGACGATCGTGTCATAGGCAAAGGGGATGGGCGGCCAGATCATCCAGCCACCGCCGGCCGCCACTCGTTCCTGGAGGAAGGTGCCGGTAAAATCCGCGGTGAGACCGGCAACGCCGCCGAAAATCTCCTCGCCATAATCAACGAAGACCGGCCAATAGAGCTCACCCTGATAGGACAGCACGATCGGCCGGTCATTGGCGATGATCTCCGCCGGCAGGCTGAGGCCGAACAGGATGAGGAAGATCACCAGCGACCAGAAGCCACGGCCATTGGCGCGGAAGTTGCGCCAGCGCCGCGCGGTCAAGGGCGATATCCTGGGTTTCGGCAGCTTGACCGGGATCATGTCTCGCGGGCCTCGAAATCGATGCGCGGGTTGACCAGCATATAGGTGATGTCGCCGATCAGCTGCATGACCAGGCCGAGCAGCGTGAACATGTAGAGCGTTGCGAACATGACCGGATAGTCGCGGTTGATGGTGGCCTCCCAACCCAGGAGCCCCAGGCCATCGAGCGAGAAGATGATTTCGGTGAGAAGGGCGCCGGTGAACAGGATGCCGACAAAGGCGCTGGGGAAGCCGGCGATGACGATCAGCATGGCGTTGCGGAAGACATGGCCATAGAGCACCCGGCGCTCGCTCAAGCCCTTGGCGCGTGCCGTGGTCACGTATTGGAGGTTGATCTGATCGAGGAACGAGTTCTTGGTGAGCAGCGTGAGGCCGGCGAAACCGCCGATGACCAGCGAGAGGATCGGCAGGGTCATGTGCCAGAAATAGTCGGTTATCCGTGCCGGCCAGGACAGCGCGTCCCAATTGTCGGAGACGATGCCGCGCAGGGGAAAGACATCGAAATATGTGCCGCCGGCAAACAGCACGATCAGCAGAATGGCGAACAGGAAACTGGGGATGGCACTGCCGACGATGATCGCCGTGCTGGTCCAGACGTCGAACGGCGTTCCGTCCCGCGACGCCTTGGCGATGCCGAGCGGGATCGAGATGCTGTAGATGATCAGCGTCGTCCACAAGCCCAGCGAGATGGAGACGGGCATCTTTTCAAGGATGAGATCGACCACCGGTCGCCCCTTGAAGAAACTCTTGCC
This Rhodospirillaceae bacterium DNA region includes the following protein-coding sequences:
- a CDS encoding DJ-1/PfpI family protein, with protein sequence MQTVALLLFPQVEVLDFAGPFEVFSLAASEATPSPFRVITVAAAHGSLKAVGGLQVTPDCDLDDCPQADILLIPGGQGSRQAMKDARIMAWLARQAQDAEIVASICTGALLLGTLGLLDGLRATTHWTAMAELRATSSRIDVQPQARFVDNGKFLTSAGISAGIDMSLYLVERLCGQALVDRVVAEMQYDWRMKAAG
- a CDS encoding HAMP domain-containing protein, producing the protein MLQSALARLRIGSRITFGFVIVLSVLVAVLGFSYLALTGARSSFGGFTDMAEGAIATQQIDRDVVSLRRQVMDFIRDSSPASLEEVRRLLPALKETLTAHQAANGSDAQRQKYDEMLALIDAYTADFEQAVTMKTDRDWLQNDELNNLGLKATKNMTDILADAVSHDDFEVAAYAGQAAERLLTARIAAERFVSSKDPQFIEESARSVLIFSSTIAALQGKLKAPTHRRLAQEAAQTMQKYSMMLGELRTLAVDLNTLIDSKMADGAKRIGELANEITAAQQAAMEEVASDTNATVQQALQAMLVIAGIAMAVGILCAFLIGRSISRPVRSMTATMAEIAGGNLDIDIPALANRDEIGDMARTVVVFKDALIAQRAADAAAKRDSEAKLARSQALEALIAGFESKVGELVASLSAASGNLQTSAQSMTATAEVTNVQSNAVASAAEQATANVQTVATATEELTSSISEIGRQVSQSASIAQKAVQQAAHTNNQVQGLAISAQAIGDVVRLISEIAAQTNLLALNATIEAARAGDAGKGFAVVASEVKNLASQTAKATEEISSKVTEIQHATEESVNAIHDIAKVIEEISQISNTIAAAVEQQSAATSEIARNVQQASQGTTEVSGNIQNVTQAAGETGKAAGQVLGAATELGEQSSTLNSEVGQFIAQVRAI
- a CDS encoding glyoxylate/hydroxypyruvate reductase A — protein: MTRTRLLFAGADEYLATFVEAARTLPEIELLPYQPGLDLKDIDYLLMWRPVPGLAAALPDLKAVFCFGAGVERLLANPELPAHVPIVRMVEPGLTQVMTEYILWQTLRHHRRIWELEEAQEEGRWAPHWYPAAWDRPIGILGLGELGQAAARKLLEFDFPVRGWSRSPKELAGVKSFAGMAELPDFLRGLEILICLLPLTPETTGILHAGHFAHLARGASLINAGRGGHLVEADLLSALASGQLQAASLDVFSQEPLPPDHPFWRHPRIFMTPHNASDTNPASGLREISRQIARHRSGLPLEHVADRQRGY
- a CDS encoding ABC transporter ATP-binding protein, producing MTAPLLEIDNLSVAFGDRTVVKGVSLVIGKGETLALVGESGSGKSVTALSILRLLPYPIASHPSGHIRFLREDGTPEDLLQLPMSRLRQIRGGRIAMIFQEPTLSLNPLHRVERQLVETIQLHKPVGEAAARRRALELLELVKIDDAPQKLKSYPHEMSGGQRQRVMIAMALANEPDLLIADEPTTALDVTIQAQILGLMMDLQKRLGMAILLITHDLGVVRKFAARVAVMRQGEIVEQGATATVFDQPRHDYTKHLLAAEPKGFADPVSQGAKELLRAEKLSVLFPIKRGVFRRVVGHVPAVVDASLQLHEGETLGLVGESGSGKTTLALALLRLIDSEGMITFEGRRIDELDRGEMRPLRREMQIVFQDPFGSLSPRFSIGEIVAEGLGIHGIGRDEAEREEIVIATLREVGLDPETRHRYPHEFSGGQRQRVAIARALILKPKLIVLDEPTSALDMSVQAQIVDLLRDLQRRHQLAYLFISHDLRVIRAMSHRVMVLKQGKVVERGAAAEVFERPREAYTKALLSAALHHEALDLGTVRQ
- a CDS encoding microcin C ABC transporter permease YejB, coding for MIAYIVRRLLLMIPTLFGIMVINFIVIQFAPGGPVEQTIAELKGTAIDATARVGGGSGGSEVMSSQQSAGNVGDTNSNYRGARGLDPKFIAEIERMYGFDKPAPERFVIMMKSYLTFDFGKSFFKGRPVVDLILEKMPVSISLGLWTTLIIYSISIPLGIAKASRDGTPFDVWTSTAIIVGSAIPSFLFAILLIVLFAGGTYFDVFPLRGIVSDNWDALSWPARITDYFWHMTLPILSLVIGGFAGLTLLTKNSFLDQINLQYVTTARAKGLSERRVLYGHVFRNAMLIVIAGFPSAFVGILFTGALLTEIIFSLDGLGLLGWEATINRDYPVMFATLYMFTLLGLVMQLIGDITYMLVNPRIDFEARET